A part of Kineococcus endophyticus genomic DNA contains:
- a CDS encoding AAA family ATPase yields MGRVNVLVEGVSGAGKTSVATELERRGEHVVHGDRALAHQGDPVTGEPTTGAPRHTHHLWRHDAVRDLAGDRTAARTFFCGGSRNWAWFLDLFDLVVVLEVDEETLRCRLAGRAGTDEFGATAEERDLVLRVHRTREDVPPGTPLDATRPVEVVVDDLLRRTADLGGPASS; encoded by the coding sequence GTGGGAAGGGTCAACGTCCTCGTCGAGGGAGTCTCCGGCGCCGGGAAGACCTCCGTCGCCACCGAACTGGAACGCCGCGGTGAGCACGTGGTCCACGGCGACCGCGCACTCGCCCACCAGGGCGATCCCGTCACCGGCGAACCCACCACCGGCGCCCCGCGGCACACGCACCACCTGTGGCGTCACGACGCCGTCCGGGACCTCGCGGGGGACCGCACCGCGGCGCGGACGTTCTTCTGCGGTGGATCGCGGAACTGGGCGTGGTTCCTGGACCTCTTCGACCTCGTCGTCGTCCTGGAGGTCGACGAGGAGACGCTGCGATGCCGGCTCGCCGGTCGCGCCGGGACCGACGAGTTCGGGGCCACTGCGGAGGAGCGCGACCTCGTCCTGCGCGTGCACCGCACCCGGGAGGACGTTCCCCCGGGCACGCCGCTGGACGCGACGCGACCCGTCGAGGTGGTTGTCGACGACCTGTTGCGCCGGACCGCCGACCTCGGCGGCCCGGCGTCCTCGTGA
- a CDS encoding aminoglycoside phosphotransferase family protein produces the protein MAGGRNDGAVRAGNTVRRATGSHTPAVHALLRHLRAVGFTRVPEVLGIDEQGREVLTHLDGETIGDRRPWPAWAHSDAALTATGRWLRAFHDASRSFVPPPDARWFGDHDELRPGEVVGHHDAAPYNAVWRPAPSPDDSEAGELVGFIDWDLAGPALPLRDLAFVALSWVPLTARDTALGDGFAPDTDRPRRLCLLLDAYGWEGSTADVLDAVRERALQHAAGLRTAAADGYGPAVALVAEGVADDFERAVAELDEQTAELLQDESEPDDSDQTGPGGSGGA, from the coding sequence ATGGCCGGCGGACGCAACGACGGCGCCGTCCGCGCGGGGAACACCGTCCGCCGCGCCACCGGCAGCCACACCCCCGCCGTGCACGCGCTGCTGCGTCATCTGCGCGCCGTCGGTTTCACCCGGGTCCCCGAGGTGCTCGGCATCGACGAGCAGGGCCGCGAGGTGCTCACCCACCTCGACGGGGAGACGATCGGGGACCGGCGACCCTGGCCGGCGTGGGCCCACAGCGACGCCGCCCTGACCGCGACGGGGCGCTGGCTGCGCGCGTTCCACGACGCCTCACGCTCCTTCGTCCCGCCCCCGGACGCGCGCTGGTTCGGGGACCACGACGAGCTCCGTCCCGGGGAGGTCGTCGGCCACCACGACGCCGCCCCCTACAACGCCGTCTGGCGCCCGGCGCCGTCCCCCGACGACTCCGAGGCCGGTGAGCTCGTCGGGTTCATCGACTGGGACCTGGCCGGACCTGCTCTCCCGTTGCGGGACCTGGCGTTCGTGGCGCTGTCGTGGGTGCCCCTCACGGCTCGCGACACCGCCCTCGGCGACGGGTTCGCCCCCGACACCGACCGCCCCCGCCGGTTGTGCCTGCTCCTGGACGCCTACGGCTGGGAGGGCAGCACGGCAGACGTCCTCGACGCGGTGCGCGAGCGAGCCCTCCAGCACGCCGCAGGGCTGCGCACAGCTGCCGCCGACGGGTACGGCCCGGCGGTCGCCCTCGTCGCCGAGGGCGTCGCCGACGACTTCGAGCGCGCGGTCGCCGAACTCGACGAGCAGACCGCGGAACTCCTCCAGGACGAGTCCGAGCCGGACGACTCCGATCAGACCGGGCCCGGAGGATCGGGTGGAGCGTGA
- a CDS encoding ASCH domain-containing protein — MTWPRVDGLRALGLGEPGRMRAELNALVLAGRKRATAGLLDADYRDEDEALEVVGERLVLVDDDDRRLALVEVTDVRVVRFDEVTDDFARAEGEGFEDREDWARAHRAFWQRSGTTVDGDTEVVCLRFTLVSTAAEP; from the coding sequence ATGACGTGGCCACGGGTGGACGGACTGCGTGCACTCGGCCTGGGCGAGCCGGGTCGGATGCGGGCGGAGCTCAACGCGCTCGTGCTGGCCGGCCGGAAGCGCGCCACGGCCGGTCTGCTCGACGCCGACTACCGCGACGAGGACGAGGCCCTCGAGGTCGTCGGCGAGCGGTTGGTGCTGGTCGACGACGACGACCGGCGCCTCGCGCTCGTCGAGGTCACCGACGTCCGTGTCGTCCGGTTCGACGAGGTGACCGACGACTTCGCCCGGGCGGAGGGCGAGGGTTTCGAGGACCGGGAGGACTGGGCCCGCGCCCACCGCGCCTTCTGGCAGCGCTCGGGGACCACCGTCGACGGCGACACCGAGGTCGTGTGCCTGCGCTTCACCCTCGTGTCGACCGCCGCCGAGCCCTGA
- a CDS encoding VOC family protein, translating into MQGSCPCGSLGELACDGTRRVGHFWARALDWPLVWDEQEETAVQSPAGGTKIAWGGPPVAPKHGRNRQRLELSVTSGSPSYVVERLLALGASLLPGAGDSGDAEVELADPDGNEFHLLTG; encoded by the coding sequence GTGCAGGGGTCCTGTCCGTGCGGGTCCCTCGGCGAACTCGCCTGCGACGGCACCCGCCGGGTCGGGCACTTCTGGGCGCGGGCACTCGACTGGCCCCTGGTGTGGGACGAGCAGGAGGAGACGGCCGTCCAGTCACCGGCGGGCGGCACGAAGATCGCGTGGGGCGGACCGCCCGTGGCGCCGAAGCACGGCAGGAACCGACAACGCCTCGAGTTGTCGGTGACCTCCGGGTCCCCGTCCTACGTGGTCGAACGGCTCCTCGCGCTCGGGGCGAGCCTCCTCCCAGGCGCTGGTGACTCCGGGGACGCGGAGGTCGAACTGGCCGACCCCGACGGCAACGAGTTCCACCTCCTCACCGGCTGA
- a CDS encoding aldehyde dehydrogenase family protein: MPELFIAGEWRSAAAGGTRDVMNPFDGQVFEVVDEAAAQDAEAAVLAARTAFDEGPWTRTPVAERAALLNRVADLLQRDREQIARTETLDTGKTLAESRIDVDDVTAVFRYYVREGVVEVDRTVDVGRPEVVSRVVHHPVGVCTLIAPWNYPLLQISWKVAPALVAGNTVVLKPSEVTPLTTVHLVRLLEEAGAPPGVVNLVLGAGGAVGPALTSHPAVDLVSFTGGLATGRAIAKAAADTVKRVTVELGGKNPNIVFADVDLDVAVDTVLTGVFLHSGQVCSAGTRLIVEESVADELVAGVVERARRIRFGNGLEEGVESGPLVSAQHRDKVEGYVALGLQEGARLLTGGRRPDAPELQRGFFLEPTVFDDCDRSMRIVQEETFGPILTVERFRTEEEAVFLGNDTTYGLAGAVQTLDVERGERVAAGLRHGTVWINDFGPYVPEAEWGGQRMSGNGRELGPAGLAEYRETKHVWRTTRPAAPGWFQG; encoded by the coding sequence GTGCCCGAACTGTTCATCGCCGGTGAGTGGCGCTCCGCCGCGGCCGGCGGGACCCGCGACGTGATGAACCCCTTCGACGGGCAGGTGTTCGAGGTCGTCGACGAGGCCGCCGCGCAGGACGCCGAGGCGGCGGTCCTGGCGGCGCGCACGGCGTTCGACGAGGGGCCCTGGACGCGGACGCCGGTCGCCGAACGGGCCGCCCTCCTGAACCGCGTCGCCGACCTGCTGCAGCGCGACCGCGAGCAGATCGCCCGGACGGAGACGCTCGACACGGGCAAGACGCTCGCCGAGTCCCGCATCGACGTCGACGACGTCACCGCCGTGTTCCGGTACTACGTCCGGGAAGGCGTCGTCGAGGTCGACCGGACCGTCGACGTGGGGCGACCCGAGGTCGTCAGTCGTGTGGTGCACCACCCCGTCGGCGTCTGCACGCTCATCGCCCCCTGGAACTACCCGCTGCTGCAGATCTCCTGGAAGGTGGCCCCCGCGCTGGTCGCGGGGAACACCGTCGTGCTCAAACCCAGCGAGGTCACCCCGCTGACGACGGTCCACCTCGTCCGGCTGCTCGAGGAGGCCGGGGCCCCGCCGGGAGTCGTGAACCTCGTCCTCGGTGCGGGGGGTGCGGTCGGCCCGGCGCTGACGAGCCACCCGGCCGTCGACCTCGTCTCGTTCACGGGCGGCCTCGCCACCGGGCGGGCCATCGCGAAGGCGGCCGCGGACACCGTCAAGCGCGTCACCGTGGAACTCGGCGGCAAGAACCCGAACATCGTCTTCGCCGACGTCGACCTCGACGTCGCGGTCGACACCGTCCTCACGGGGGTGTTCCTGCACTCCGGCCAGGTCTGCTCGGCCGGAACGCGGCTGATCGTCGAGGAGTCCGTCGCGGACGAGCTCGTCGCCGGCGTGGTCGAGCGGGCCCGCCGGATCCGGTTCGGCAACGGCCTGGAGGAGGGGGTCGAGAGCGGCCCCCTCGTCTCGGCGCAGCACCGCGACAAGGTCGAGGGGTACGTCGCTCTCGGGCTGCAGGAGGGAGCCCGGTTGCTCACCGGTGGTCGCCGGCCGGACGCCCCGGAACTGCAGCGCGGGTTCTTCCTCGAACCCACCGTCTTCGACGACTGCGACCGCAGCATGCGGATCGTCCAGGAGGAGACGTTCGGCCCGATCCTCACCGTCGAGCGGTTCCGGACCGAGGAGGAGGCGGTGTTCCTCGGGAACGACACGACGTACGGCCTCGCCGGGGCCGTCCAGACCCTCGACGTCGAGCGCGGCGAACGCGTCGCCGCCGGCCTGCGGCACGGCACGGTGTGGATCAACGACTTCGGCCCCTACGTGCCGGAGGCCGAGTGGGGCGGGCAGCGGATGTCCGGCAACGGCCGGGAACTCGGGCCCGCCGGTCTCGCGGAGTACCGCGAGACCAAGCACGTCTGGCGCACCACCCGGCCCGCGGCCCCGGGGTGGTTCCAGGGCTGA
- a CDS encoding TetR/AcrR family transcriptional regulator — protein sequence MATRRAILDGTLDLLRHGEPVTLDAVARTVGITKPGVLHHVGSKEGLMLAVVDDVVDRWDTALRTVLGEDPDEAGPVRRTLAYVEFVLATRFDASDVAVFADPRLREPLTARWQERMSTWFDLDGLPPHVRARLLVARMCADGVWFSEATSLFPVPDADLEALGAVLHDLLGPDAHRGSSRGDDD from the coding sequence GTGGCGACGCGGCGCGCGATCCTCGACGGCACCCTGGACCTGCTGCGGCACGGGGAACCGGTCACGCTCGACGCCGTCGCCCGGACGGTGGGGATCACCAAACCCGGTGTGCTGCACCACGTGGGCAGCAAGGAAGGGCTGATGCTGGCGGTGGTCGACGACGTCGTCGACCGCTGGGACACGGCGCTGCGGACCGTCCTGGGCGAGGACCCGGACGAGGCCGGCCCGGTACGGCGCACCCTCGCCTACGTCGAGTTCGTGCTCGCCACGCGCTTCGACGCCTCCGACGTGGCGGTCTTCGCCGACCCCCGGCTGCGGGAGCCGCTGACGGCGCGCTGGCAGGAGCGGATGTCGACCTGGTTCGACCTCGACGGTCTGCCGCCGCACGTGCGGGCGCGGCTCCTCGTCGCGCGGATGTGCGCCGACGGGGTGTGGTTCTCGGAGGCGACGTCGCTCTTCCCGGTGCCGGACGCGGACCTGGAGGCCCTCGGTGCGGTCCTGCACGACCTGCTGGGGCCGGACGCGCACCGCGGGTCGTCGCGGGGGGACGACGACTGA
- a CDS encoding DUF1905 domain-containing protein, translated as MDELRFSGELWYWRGPAPFHFVTVAPEQSEDIAAVAGEVSYGWGCIPVTARTGTTEWTTSLFPREDGYALPVKKAVRDAEDLALGDVLDVRMRLSPTRPS; from the coding sequence GTGGACGAACTGCGGTTCAGCGGTGAGCTCTGGTACTGGCGCGGTCCGGCGCCGTTCCACTTCGTCACGGTCGCGCCCGAGCAGTCCGAGGACATCGCCGCGGTCGCGGGCGAGGTCAGCTACGGCTGGGGTTGCATCCCCGTCACGGCCCGGACGGGCACGACCGAGTGGACGACGTCCCTGTTCCCGCGAGAGGACGGCTACGCCCTGCCGGTGAAGAAGGCGGTCCGGGACGCCGAGGACCTCGCACTCGGCGACGTCCTCGACGTCCGCATGCGGCTGAGCCCCACCCGGCCGTCGTGA
- a CDS encoding sugar ABC transporter substrate-binding protein, whose product MKRSHRALSTAALGLALTAGLAGCGDGTTGTTAAAPAEAPHIAFLVPSTSLRSLTYDVPNFTVALHERCPTCVVDVQTAADQATQNSQGRQAVTAGAKAVVLVAIDGAQAGDLVNAAKSADVPVVAYDRLVKDVPLDYYVSFDGGAVGKLGAQAILDAAGPDTSGGAVVMLEGDPADNNAGLFAAGAHSVLDGKVAIADERYVAGWSSSQAEVEMTEALKSLGGRKLLGVYTAYDGLAAGALQALDKAGYSGVPITGQDAETAALQRILAGTQTMTVFKDLPAQARATATVVADVLDGKTPQTTGTTDNGSGAVPTVLLQPEAVGKPEITSKVLATGYTTADALCAGAASTLCAQQGIG is encoded by the coding sequence GTGAAGCGCTCCCACCGCGCCCTGTCCACCGCGGCCCTCGGCCTGGCCCTCACCGCCGGGCTCGCCGGCTGCGGGGACGGCACGACCGGCACGACCGCCGCCGCCCCGGCCGAGGCCCCGCACATCGCCTTCCTCGTGCCGTCGACGTCGCTGCGCTCGCTGACCTACGACGTCCCGAACTTCACCGTCGCCCTGCACGAACGCTGCCCGACCTGCGTCGTCGACGTGCAGACGGCCGCGGACCAGGCCACCCAGAACAGCCAGGGCCGGCAGGCCGTGACGGCCGGGGCCAAGGCGGTCGTCCTCGTCGCGATCGACGGCGCGCAGGCGGGCGACCTCGTGAACGCCGCGAAGTCCGCCGACGTCCCCGTCGTCGCCTACGACCGGCTCGTGAAGGACGTCCCGCTCGACTACTACGTGTCGTTCGACGGTGGGGCCGTCGGCAAGCTCGGCGCGCAGGCCATCCTCGACGCGGCGGGCCCGGACACCTCCGGGGGCGCCGTCGTCATGCTCGAGGGCGACCCGGCCGACAACAACGCCGGCCTGTTCGCGGCGGGCGCGCACTCCGTCCTGGACGGCAAGGTCGCGATCGCCGACGAGCGCTACGTCGCGGGCTGGAGCTCGAGCCAGGCCGAGGTCGAGATGACCGAGGCGCTGAAGTCCCTCGGCGGCCGCAAGCTCCTCGGCGTCTACACCGCCTACGACGGCCTGGCCGCCGGTGCGCTGCAGGCGCTGGACAAGGCCGGGTACTCCGGCGTGCCGATCACCGGGCAGGACGCCGAGACCGCTGCCCTGCAGCGCATCCTGGCCGGGACGCAGACGATGACGGTGTTCAAGGACCTCCCGGCGCAGGCCCGCGCGACGGCCACGGTCGTCGCCGACGTCCTGGACGGCAAGACGCCGCAGACCACGGGCACGACGGACAACGGCAGCGGCGCGGTGCCGACCGTGCTGCTGCAGCCGGAGGCCGTGGGCAAGCCGGAGATCACGAGCAAGGTGCTCGCCACCGGCTACACGACGGCCGACGCGCTGTGCGCGGGTGCGGCGAGCACGCTCTGCGCCCAGCAGGGCATCGGCTGA
- a CDS encoding CYTH and CHAD domain-containing protein encodes MVNQPGQVHEEIEVKYDLAADAELPALSSLLRELPDAEERGYREGDLGEHELEATYFDTRDLRLSAARTTLRRRTGGHDAGWHLKTPGSDGARNERQVPLGRAVKTVPAPLRRLVEDVTGGEPLVPVAQITTHRTVRTLLDAAGTRLLELADDRVQARRLVPGNADDGQDGAQGGGLASGAAGGAVVGAAGGAAVGAAPGAAVGAAVGAAVGAAVSAVDELTDEDPTNGGTGDGGTDDGTQVWREVELELVDGDRELFDAVDARLRAAGLEVAGTGSKLARVLSGARPAPAPQAAQPPAGPSTEPEPEPEPARVSPADRVLTPAAPRRTDLGPGSRAGDVLVAHLAEQVQRILDQDPRVRADEPDSVHAMRVATRRLRSALKTYGSLLTTPTKPVRDELRWLAAELGAARDAEVLRDRLVQSVASLDHAPEEQPTDPAATGAVPQLVREQLEGDYRTAHDRVLRELDSERYQSLLDVLQDLVERPQLSDRGRRKARTVLPKRVLKSFGSLADLVRRAQHVDAGTERDELLHEARKAAKQTRYAAEAVVVVFGKDAKRFAKAVTELQEVLGEHQDSVVTRQRLTDLASTARPEVAFAYGRLFEQEEAHAAATEAEVEEVWAAARAKRLHRWLR; translated from the coding sequence ATGGTCAACCAGCCCGGACAGGTCCACGAGGAGATCGAGGTCAAGTACGACCTCGCCGCCGACGCCGAACTGCCTGCTCTGAGCTCCCTGCTGCGCGAGCTCCCCGACGCCGAGGAGCGGGGCTACCGCGAGGGCGACCTCGGCGAGCACGAGCTCGAGGCGACCTACTTCGACACCCGCGACCTCCGGCTGAGCGCGGCCAGGACGACGCTGCGCCGCCGCACCGGCGGTCACGACGCAGGCTGGCACCTCAAGACCCCCGGCTCCGACGGTGCGCGGAACGAGCGCCAGGTCCCGCTCGGGCGGGCCGTGAAGACGGTCCCGGCCCCGCTGCGCCGGCTCGTGGAGGACGTCACGGGCGGGGAACCGCTGGTGCCGGTCGCGCAGATCACCACCCACCGCACGGTGCGGACGCTGCTGGACGCCGCCGGGACGCGGCTGCTCGAGCTCGCGGACGACCGCGTGCAGGCGCGCCGCCTCGTCCCTGGCAACGCAGACGACGGGCAGGACGGCGCGCAGGGTGGAGGACTGGCCTCCGGCGCGGCCGGTGGTGCCGTCGTGGGCGCGGCCGGCGGGGCGGCCGTCGGCGCGGCGCCCGGCGCGGCCGTGGGGGCGGCGGTCGGGGCCGCCGTCGGTGCGGCCGTGAGCGCGGTCGACGAGCTGACCGACGAGGACCCCACCAACGGGGGCACGGGCGACGGGGGCACGGACGACGGCACGCAGGTCTGGCGCGAGGTGGAGCTGGAGCTCGTCGACGGCGACCGGGAGCTGTTCGACGCCGTCGACGCCCGGCTGCGGGCGGCCGGGCTGGAGGTCGCGGGGACCGGCTCGAAGCTGGCGCGCGTCCTGTCCGGCGCGCGTCCCGCCCCCGCGCCGCAGGCGGCGCAGCCCCCGGCCGGACCGAGCACCGAGCCGGAGCCAGAGCCCGAGCCCGCGCGGGTGTCTCCCGCGGACCGCGTCCTGACCCCGGCGGCCCCGCGCCGCACCGACCTCGGCCCGGGCTCGCGCGCCGGCGACGTCCTCGTCGCCCACCTCGCCGAGCAGGTGCAGCGCATCCTCGACCAGGACCCGCGCGTGCGGGCCGACGAGCCGGACAGCGTGCACGCGATGCGCGTCGCCACACGGCGCCTGCGCAGCGCGCTGAAGACCTACGGATCGCTGCTGACGACGCCGACGAAGCCGGTCCGCGACGAGCTGCGCTGGCTCGCCGCCGAGCTGGGCGCGGCCCGGGACGCGGAGGTCCTGCGCGACCGCCTCGTGCAGTCGGTCGCCTCGCTGGACCACGCGCCGGAGGAGCAGCCCACCGATCCCGCCGCGACCGGCGCCGTCCCCCAGCTCGTCCGTGAGCAGCTCGAGGGGGACTACCGCACCGCGCACGACCGCGTCCTGCGCGAGCTGGACTCCGAGCGCTACCAGTCGCTCCTCGACGTGCTGCAGGACCTCGTCGAACGGCCGCAGCTGTCCGACCGGGGCCGCCGCAAGGCGCGCACGGTGCTGCCGAAGCGGGTGCTGAAGTCGTTCGGCTCGCTGGCCGACCTCGTCCGGCGGGCCCAGCACGTCGACGCCGGGACCGAGCGCGACGAGCTGCTGCACGAGGCGCGCAAGGCCGCCAAGCAGACCCGCTACGCGGCCGAGGCCGTCGTCGTGGTGTTCGGCAAGGACGCCAAGCGCTTCGCCAAGGCGGTGACCGAGCTGCAGGAGGTCCTCGGCGAGCACCAGGACTCCGTCGTGACCCGGCAGCGGCTGACGGACCTCGCGTCCACCGCCCGGCCCGAGGTCGCCTTCGCCTACGGGCGCCTGTTCGAGCAGGAGGAGGCGCACGCGGCCGCCACCGAGGCCGAGGTCGAGGAGGTGTGGGCGGCCGCGCGGGCCAAGCGGCTGCACCGCTGGCTCCGCTGA
- a CDS encoding spore photoproduct lyase family protein: MATSAPTSLPNPTRGPVLWAPRHVLVTASAQAEPHGQAILERLAAAGVSDVRLLSGDRLPPLRGKDDRETYARAKRTLAVVTSAASKRRPTPIPPSADFSFPLAEGCPGHCQYCYLAGSLTGPPITRVYADLPRILAGLDEVVGTGGVTSGTEARGHEGTTFEASCYTDPLALEHVTGSLAATVAHFGTHDWAGPVQLRLTTKYDDVDGLLDLPHHGRTRVRTSVNVGGVERFEGGTARVPARLRALGRLARAGYPVGLTIAPIMPVDDWRTAYGDLLDAAAAELPADADLTVECITHRFTPKSKDVQLGWYPATKLDLDESTRSRKHGKFGAVKYVYDRDTMRELRGWFEGVLAERLPAARYLYWT, encoded by the coding sequence ATGGCCACCAGCGCCCCGACCTCGCTCCCGAACCCCACCCGCGGCCCCGTCCTGTGGGCTCCGCGGCACGTCCTCGTCACCGCCTCCGCCCAGGCCGAACCGCACGGACAGGCGATCCTCGAGCGCCTCGCCGCCGCCGGCGTCAGCGACGTCCGCCTGTTGTCCGGCGACCGGCTCCCGCCGCTGCGCGGGAAGGACGACCGCGAGACGTACGCCCGCGCGAAGCGCACGCTCGCCGTCGTCACGAGCGCCGCGTCCAAGCGCCGTCCGACCCCCATCCCGCCGAGCGCCGACTTCTCCTTCCCGCTCGCCGAGGGCTGCCCGGGCCACTGCCAGTACTGCTACCTCGCCGGTTCGCTCACGGGGCCGCCGATCACCCGCGTCTACGCCGACCTGCCGCGGATCCTGGCCGGTCTGGACGAGGTCGTCGGGACGGGTGGCGTCACGTCGGGGACCGAGGCCCGCGGTCACGAGGGCACGACGTTCGAGGCGTCCTGCTACACCGACCCGCTGGCGCTCGAGCACGTCACCGGTTCCCTCGCCGCGACGGTCGCGCACTTCGGGACGCACGACTGGGCGGGTCCCGTGCAGCTGCGCCTGACGACGAAGTACGACGACGTCGACGGACTGCTCGACCTGCCCCACCACGGCCGCACCCGCGTCCGGACGTCCGTGAACGTCGGCGGGGTCGAACGGTTCGAGGGCGGGACGGCCCGCGTTCCGGCCCGGTTGCGGGCGCTCGGCCGGCTCGCCCGCGCGGGGTACCCCGTCGGCCTGACGATCGCCCCGATCATGCCCGTCGACGACTGGCGGACCGCGTACGGCGACCTCCTCGACGCGGCCGCCGCGGAACTCCCCGCCGACGCCGACCTCACGGTCGAGTGCATCACCCACCGGTTCACGCCCAAGAGCAAGGACGTCCAGCTCGGCTGGTACCCGGCGACGAAGCTCGACCTCGACGAGTCCACGCGCAGCCGCAAGCACGGGAAGTTCGGCGCGGTGAAGTACGTCTACGACCGCGACACCATGCGCGAGCTGCGCGGGTGGTTCGAAGGGGTCCTCGCCGAGCGCCTCCCCGCGGCCCGGTACCTGTACTGGACGTGA
- a CDS encoding OsmC family protein: MSPKTVPFVVQAQGTGVAQDLTVPGDNQHTFKADTYPSFGGQDAAPSPLSYALGALTSCNQVTGSIVAKDLGVQLGTWSFQVQGDLNPAVIGSGAEGNANFDRVTVKVTVETDADDATFATLRDETERRCPVTQLFKRSGTDFSSDWERLPLS; encoded by the coding sequence GTGAGTCCGAAGACCGTGCCGTTCGTCGTCCAGGCCCAGGGGACGGGGGTCGCCCAGGACCTCACCGTCCCGGGCGACAACCAGCACACCTTCAAGGCCGACACCTACCCGTCGTTCGGCGGGCAGGACGCCGCGCCGAGCCCGCTGAGCTACGCCCTCGGTGCGCTGACCTCGTGCAACCAGGTGACCGGCAGCATCGTGGCGAAGGACCTCGGGGTGCAGCTGGGCACCTGGTCGTTCCAGGTCCAGGGCGACCTGAACCCGGCGGTCATCGGCTCGGGCGCCGAGGGCAACGCGAACTTCGACCGGGTCACCGTCAAGGTGACGGTCGAGACGGACGCCGACGACGCCACCTTCGCGACGCTGCGCGACGAGACCGAGCGCCGCTGCCCGGTGACGCAGCTGTTCAAGCGCAGCGGCACGGACTTCAGCAGCGACTGGGAGCGCCTGCCCCTGTCCTGA
- a CDS encoding methyl-accepting chemotaxis protein has protein sequence MATTPRTPRTRFADRSVATKLAALIATSTVMAGGLLAVGLQGISDVTSRADAIYAENLVPGAALGQVRASTMQAQRDLANLALAQDDAARQDLQQRIAADDKAVADHLDTFRTAATTPAQRTQVATFDTWWTAYRGTRDNFLVPLATSGDADDRAKFQTLYLGNVALLAGKAEAALDQLDTLSQTSAQGSVAAAHHSDGRARLVLVLVTAGGVLLSVLLAAWITRLVVRPLRRVVDVLGKVADGDLTASVDIDQRDEVGRMAVALGAATESMRRTVSGLDDDASALAVATEQLQAGSRRIAEGAQDVSDRAATVAQAAGEVSANVGGAAAGAEEMGSSIREISSNAARAAEVAGNAVQVAAATGDTMAQLGRSSAEIGDVVKTITSIAEQTNLLALNATIEAARAGDAGKGFAVVAGEVKELSSQTARATEDIARRIDAIQRDVQDAVASIGSIGTVVAEISDYQGTIAAAVEEQAATTQEMGRSVADVATGAGQIAATIDTVAAAARSTGLGAAESDRAVSDLVEMTARMRSTVAGFRY, from the coding sequence ATGGCGACCACGCCCCGCACGCCGAGGACCCGCTTCGCCGACCGCTCGGTGGCGACGAAGCTCGCGGCGCTCATCGCGACCTCGACGGTCATGGCCGGCGGCCTCCTCGCCGTCGGGCTCCAGGGCATCTCCGACGTCACCTCCCGCGCCGACGCCATCTACGCCGAGAACCTCGTCCCGGGCGCGGCCCTCGGCCAGGTCCGCGCGTCGACGATGCAGGCGCAGCGCGACCTCGCCAACCTGGCGCTGGCGCAGGACGACGCGGCCCGCCAGGACCTGCAGCAGCGCATCGCGGCCGACGACAAGGCCGTCGCCGACCACCTCGACACCTTCCGCACGGCCGCGACGACACCGGCCCAGCGCACGCAGGTCGCCACCTTCGACACCTGGTGGACCGCCTACCGCGGCACCCGCGACAACTTCCTCGTCCCCCTCGCCACGTCCGGCGACGCCGACGACCGCGCCAAGTTCCAGACGCTCTACCTCGGCAACGTCGCGCTCCTGGCCGGCAAGGCCGAGGCCGCCCTTGACCAGCTCGACACGCTCTCCCAGACGTCGGCGCAGGGGTCGGTGGCCGCCGCCCACCACAGCGACGGCCGCGCCCGGCTCGTCCTGGTGCTCGTCACGGCCGGTGGGGTCCTGCTCTCCGTCCTGCTCGCCGCGTGGATCACGCGCCTCGTCGTCCGCCCCCTGCGCCGCGTCGTCGACGTCCTGGGCAAGGTCGCCGACGGCGACCTCACCGCGAGCGTCGACATCGACCAGCGCGACGAGGTCGGCCGCATGGCCGTCGCGCTCGGCGCGGCGACGGAGAGCATGCGCCGCACCGTGTCCGGTCTCGACGACGACGCCTCGGCGCTCGCCGTCGCGACCGAGCAGCTCCAGGCTGGCAGCCGTCGCATCGCCGAGGGCGCCCAGGACGTCTCCGACCGCGCCGCCACGGTGGCGCAGGCCGCCGGCGAGGTCAGCGCCAACGTCGGGGGCGCGGCCGCCGGGGCGGAGGAGATGGGGTCCTCGATCCGCGAGATCTCCTCCAACGCGGCCCGCGCGGCCGAGGTCGCGGGCAACGCCGTCCAGGTCGCGGCGGCGACGGGCGACACGATGGCCCAACTCGGCCGCTCGTCCGCCGAGATCGGCGACGTCGTCAAGACGATCACCTCGATCGCCGAGCAGACGAACCTGCTCGCCCTCAACGCGACCATCGAGGCCGCGCGCGCCGGCGACGCGGGCAAGGGCTTCGCGGTCGTGGCGGGAGAGGTCAAGGAACTGAGTTCCCAGACGGCCCGCGCGACCGAGGACATCGCCCGCCGCATCGACGCCATCCAGCGCGACGTGCAGGACGCCGTCGCCTCGATCGGCAGCATCGGCACGGTCGTCGCCGAGATCAGCGACTACCAGGGCACCATCGCGGCGGCCGTCGAGGAGCAGGCCGCCACGACGCAGGAGATGGGGCGCAGCGTCGCCGACGTCGCGACGGGTGCCGGCCAGATCGCCGCGACGATCGACACGGTCGCCGCCGCCGCCCGCTCCACCGGTCTCGGTGCCGCCGAGTCCGACCGCGCCGTGAGCGACCTGGTGGAGATGACCGCGCGCATGCGGTCCACCGTCGCCGGCTTCCGCTACTGA